A region of Malaciobacter marinus DNA encodes the following proteins:
- a CDS encoding tetratricopeptide repeat protein yields the protein MSRLIKIVLIGIVALSFISCENNETTNKKEVKYKASLPMPEWDKKADKIIHNYYNNWHDAKKDPIPAMKIGYAYSEELKDYEKALEWYKYADSMIPLEENSYFACYALQKLKRYDEAISWCKKAIDLKWDKALPLLATVYEDNKRYYEAIKYYKQSYNKTKDGLSANNLGYLYSSKIKDYKEAEKWYKKAIRLNHQSTYQSFATFYHEDLKEDIKASAYSIALIDTKYTKSSVLKVLQDEWKIPNNIIQKGYELQLNSDEFPIKYKGQLGLP from the coding sequence ATGAGTAGATTAATAAAAATAGTACTAATAGGAATAGTAGCATTAAGTTTTATATCTTGTGAAAATAATGAAACAACAAATAAAAAAGAAGTTAAGTATAAAGCATCTTTGCCTATGCCAGAATGGGATAAAAAAGCAGATAAAATCATTCATAATTATTATAATAATTGGCATGATGCAAAAAAAGACCCAATCCCAGCGATGAAAATAGGATATGCATATTCAGAAGAACTAAAAGATTATGAAAAAGCCTTAGAGTGGTATAAATATGCTGATTCGATGATACCTTTAGAAGAGAATTCATATTTTGCATGTTATGCATTGCAAAAGTTAAAAAGATATGATGAAGCAATTAGTTGGTGTAAAAAAGCTATTGATTTAAAATGGGATAAAGCATTGCCATTATTAGCAACAGTTTATGAAGATAATAAAAGATATTATGAAGCAATTAAATATTATAAACAATCATATAATAAAACTAAAGATGGTTTATCTGCAAATAATTTAGGATATTTATATTCTTCAAAAATTAAAGATTATAAAGAAGCTGAAAAATGGTATAAAAAAGCAATTAGATTAAATCATCAATCTACTTATCAAAGTTTTGCAACTTTTTACCATGAAGATTTAAAAGAAGATATTAAAGCAAGTGCTTATTCTATAGCATTAATAGATACAAAGTATACAAAAAGTTCAGTTTTAAAAGTATTACAAGATGAATGGAAAATCCCAAACAATATAATCCAAAAAGGCTACGAACTACAATTAAATTCAGATGAATTTCCAATAAAATATAAAGGTCAGTTAGGATTACCATAA
- a CDS encoding quinone-dependent dihydroorotate dehydrogenase, which translates to MFNYKNLKKVLFLFQPETAHNIAELGLRALPKCRIITNYLTKRNFVSDPKLTQEVFNVKFINPVGLAAGFDKNCTMVKSMPALGFGYTEIGTMTPRPQDGNPKPRMFRYPKNNSVQNAMGFNNEGAHAVLKNLEKVYPFVLPIGVNIGKNKTTPEEYALSDYKTLIKKFEKTSDYIAINISSPNTPNLRDLQNEEFITALFEMAKELTNKPILLKIAPDMQAQAAINLCKTAVNAGAAGIIATNTTIDYDLLPGCKDFGGLSGEVLTQKSYELFKEIANELFDKTVLISVGGISSAQEAYKRIKAGASLVQIYTGMIFEGPSAVKNINEGILELMEKDGYSHISEAIGADLKNN; encoded by the coding sequence GTGTTTAATTATAAAAATTTAAAAAAAGTACTATTTTTATTTCAACCAGAAACAGCCCACAATATTGCAGAGCTTGGATTAAGAGCACTTCCAAAATGCAGAATTATAACAAATTACTTGACAAAAAGAAATTTTGTAAGTGATCCAAAACTTACACAAGAAGTTTTCAATGTAAAATTTATAAACCCAGTAGGACTAGCAGCAGGTTTTGATAAAAATTGTACTATGGTAAAATCAATGCCAGCACTTGGCTTTGGATATACTGAAATTGGAACAATGACACCAAGACCACAAGATGGAAATCCAAAACCTAGAATGTTTAGATATCCAAAAAATAATTCAGTACAAAATGCAATGGGATTCAATAATGAAGGTGCACATGCAGTACTTAAAAATCTTGAAAAAGTTTATCCTTTTGTTTTACCAATTGGAGTAAATATTGGAAAAAATAAAACAACACCTGAAGAGTATGCTTTAAGTGATTATAAAACATTAATTAAAAAATTTGAAAAAACAAGTGATTATATAGCAATTAATATCTCTAGTCCAAATACACCAAATCTTAGAGATTTACAAAATGAAGAGTTTATCACTGCATTATTTGAAATGGCAAAAGAGCTTACAAATAAACCGATTTTATTAAAAATAGCTCCAGATATGCAAGCACAAGCAGCTATAAACTTATGTAAAACAGCTGTTAATGCTGGTGCTGCTGGAATTATTGCAACAAATACAACTATTGATTATGATTTACTTCCAGGATGCAAAGATTTTGGTGGGTTAAGTGGAGAAGTATTAACACAAAAATCATACGAACTATTTAAAGAAATAGCAAATGAGCTATTTGATAAAACTGTTTTAATTTCAGTTGGTGGTATAAGCTCAGCACAAGAAGCCTACAAAAGAATTAAAGCAGGTGCTAGTTTAGTACAAATATATACTGGAATGATTTTTGAGGGACCTTCGGCTGTAAAAAATATAAATGAAGGTATTTTAGAACTTATGGAAAAAGATGGATATAGCCACATTAGTGAAGCTATTGGAGCAGATTTAAAAAATAACTAA
- a CDS encoding Fur family transcriptional regulator: MINYTILLKEYDLKVTPQRVAIVEELYSNGHMNIDDLYKKLLEKFPSISLATIYKNINAMIEKVFLNEVKIPNAKSVYELVKDEHSHLVCSSCGKIEDVDLDISNLVKEASSSKNYTINQASIIFAGVCPDCSK; the protein is encoded by the coding sequence ATGATTAATTATACAATTTTACTAAAAGAGTATGATTTAAAAGTTACTCCTCAAAGAGTAGCAATAGTTGAAGAGCTTTATTCAAACGGTCATATGAATATTGATGACTTATATAAAAAATTATTAGAAAAGTTTCCATCTATTTCTTTAGCAACTATTTATAAAAATATAAATGCAATGATAGAAAAAGTATTTTTAAATGAAGTTAAAATACCAAATGCAAAATCAGTTTATGAATTAGTAAAAGATGAGCATTCACATTTAGTGTGTTCATCTTGTGGAAAAATAGAAGATGTAGATTTAGATATTTCTAATTTAGTGAAAGAAGCAAGTTCTTCAAAAAATTATACTATAAATCAAGCAAGTATTATTTTTGCTGGAGTTTGTCCAGATTGTTCAAAGTAG
- a CDS encoding Dps family protein: protein MKKLLKQLKLIQGSSLVMYTKVHNYHWNIKGLQFFAIHEMTEKIYGEFSTIYDDAAERLLQLNEKPLILISEITENSFIKEDKKTDFDAKYVLSNILEDFEKFLKEFKKLSELADENGDNTTVAFADDNIAHLEKNIWMIKASIS from the coding sequence ATGAAAAAATTGTTAAAACAACTAAAATTAATACAAGGAAGTTCTTTAGTAATGTACACTAAAGTTCACAATTACCACTGGAATATAAAAGGTTTGCAATTCTTTGCAATTCATGAAATGACTGAAAAAATATATGGTGAATTTAGTACAATTTATGATGATGCAGCAGAAAGATTGCTTCAATTAAATGAAAAACCTCTAATATTAATAAGTGAAATAACTGAAAACTCATTTATTAAAGAAGATAAAAAAACAGATTTTGATGCAAAATATGTATTATCAAATATATTAGAAGATTTTGAAAAATTTTTAAAAGAGTTTAAAAAACTTTCAGAACTTGCAGATGAAAATGGTGATAATACAACAGTGGCATTTGCTGATGATAATATTGCACATTTAGAAAAAAATATTTGGATGATTAAAGCCTCTATATCTTAA
- a CDS encoding endonuclease/exonuclease/phosphatase family protein, which produces MKKYLFLFTFLLSFSFANEFKVASYNVQNLFDLKYDKTEYKQYIPNTKSNWNKNTYNTKIKNLAKVLKDLDANIIALQEIESIQVLKDLKKQLPRYRYTSLLKYKNGAVGLGFLSDIKILHNKKISVKFNNKIFRPIMETTFYYENIKFKIFNNHWPSKKAQESYRIKYAYTLLNRIKELPKDYDYIILGDLNSNYDEKQTLYLNKNLDDSLNITGINDILNTIKEDNTFINKTSIKTEEKRVHYNLWLELAYQKRFSYKYRGRNTTPDNILLPYSLFDGKKISYINGSFKVFKPNYLYKNKQINNWKVKRGVHQNKGYSDHLPIIASFNVNAYKTEAQNVTSIKDLYKVNNINKPLIIKDAVVIYKNGKSAIIKQKNNRAIFVYNAKNLKAFYNYDLKIFSIESFHGLKEIKSLAIINEKNKLDNIDEYYLNNTKDLTNIKFQNEIIKGLKVTYKKRYAYFNKNKISIYFKNKELIPKDNTKLLLKKAHIGYFRQKPQLVIYKKSDFEILK; this is translated from the coding sequence ATGAAAAAATATCTATTTTTATTTACATTTTTATTATCTTTTTCTTTTGCAAATGAATTTAAAGTTGCATCATATAATGTTCAAAACCTTTTTGATTTAAAATATGATAAAACTGAATACAAACAATACATACCAAATACAAAATCAAATTGGAATAAAAATACATATAATACCAAAATAAAAAATCTAGCAAAAGTTCTAAAAGATTTGGATGCAAATATTATTGCATTACAAGAAATTGAATCAATACAAGTTTTAAAAGATTTAAAAAAACAACTTCCAAGATATAGATATACATCACTTTTAAAATATAAAAATGGTGCGGTTGGTCTTGGCTTTTTAAGTGATATAAAAATCTTGCACAATAAAAAAATTTCTGTAAAATTTAATAATAAAATCTTTCGGCCTATAATGGAAACAACTTTTTATTATGAAAATATAAAATTTAAGATTTTTAATAATCATTGGCCTTCAAAAAAAGCACAAGAGAGTTATAGAATAAAATATGCTTACACACTTTTAAATAGAATAAAAGAACTACCAAAAGATTATGATTATATAATCTTAGGTGACTTAAATTCAAATTATGATGAAAAACAAACACTTTACTTAAATAAAAATCTTGATGATAGTTTAAATATCACTGGAATAAACGATATTTTAAATACTATAAAAGAAGATAATACATTTATAAATAAAACATCTATTAAAACAGAAGAAAAAAGAGTTCATTATAATCTTTGGTTAGAGTTAGCATATCAAAAAAGATTCTCTTATAAATATAGAGGAAGAAATACAACACCTGATAATATACTTCTACCCTACTCTTTATTTGATGGAAAAAAAATATCTTACATAAATGGAAGTTTTAAAGTTTTTAAACCAAATTATTTATATAAAAATAAACAAATAAATAATTGGAAAGTAAAAAGAGGAGTACATCAAAATAAAGGTTATTCAGATCACCTTCCTATAATTGCAAGTTTTAATGTAAATGCATATAAAACTGAAGCTCAAAATGTAACTTCAATAAAAGATTTGTATAAAGTAAATAATATAAATAAACCTTTAATCATAAAAGATGCGGTAGTAATATATAAAAATGGGAAAAGTGCTATTATAAAACAAAAAAATAATCGTGCAATTTTTGTTTATAATGCTAAAAATTTAAAAGCGTTTTATAATTATGACTTAAAAATCTTTTCAATTGAGAGTTTTCATGGATTAAAAGAGATAAAAAGCCTTGCTATTATTAATGAAAAAAATAAACTTGATAATATTGATGAATATTATTTAAATAATACAAAAGATTTAACTAATATAAAATTTCAAAATGAAATAATAAAAGGGTTAAAAGTTACTTATAAAAAAAGATATGCATATTTCAATAAAAATAAAATTAGCATATACTTCAAAAATAAAGAACTAATTCCAAAAGACAATACGAAACTTCTTTTAAAAAAAGCTCATATTGGCTATTTTAGACAAAAACCACAACTTGTAATTTATAAAAAAAGCGATTTTGAGATACTTAAATAA
- a CDS encoding coiled coil domain-containing protein, producing MTKKELYQKKIEGRLEELKDEIVILKTRVDNAKNDVQLEYINQIEKLKKLEKEAEEKLSEFKQKGDDSWESFKESVEHNWDKLSDEITNLKKKFKDEESSK from the coding sequence ATGACTAAAAAAGAACTTTATCAAAAAAAAATTGAGGGTAGACTTGAAGAGTTAAAAGACGAGATAGTTATTTTAAAAACAAGAGTTGATAATGCAAAAAACGATGTGCAACTTGAGTATATAAATCAAATAGAAAAACTTAAAAAATTAGAAAAAGAAGCAGAAGAGAAACTTAGTGAATTCAAACAAAAGGGTGATGATTCTTGGGAGAGTTTTAAAGAATCAGTTGAACACAATTGGGATAAACTAAGTGATGAAATAACAAATTTAAAGAAAAAATTCAAAGATGAGGAGTCTTCA
- a CDS encoding calcium/sodium antiporter has product MDFLIFTISMAALIYGADFIIQQSEKIALHYNISHFVIGATLVAVGTSLPEMAVSMSAAIKGNADIAVANVIGSTIFNISLVLGAVFLVAKKISPDRDLFAKDSAWSLFPILIFILMAIDGKLNAIDGILFLLLMAGYVIFLIGSNQVEQIDEELAKEKFDWKKSIVLLLIGFVFVVVGADFAIDSASNIARTFGISEWAIGLFLIAFGTSLPELTISIKSALKNNADLAIGNIIGSNVANFTMVLGVSSIVSVLNVDLSKNFFDIAAAFIVSLMLVFITANKLYNKSAGIALLVVLALVIQNSLV; this is encoded by the coding sequence ATGGATTTTTTAATTTTCACTATCTCTATGGCTGCACTTATTTATGGTGCTGATTTTATTATACAACAAAGTGAAAAAATCGCACTTCACTATAATATTTCACATTTTGTTATTGGAGCAACTTTAGTAGCAGTAGGAACAAGTTTACCTGAAATGGCAGTATCAATGTCTGCTGCTATTAAAGGTAATGCAGATATAGCTGTTGCAAATGTAATTGGAAGTACAATATTTAATATTTCCCTTGTTTTAGGTGCAGTATTTTTAGTTGCTAAAAAAATATCTCCAGATAGAGATTTATTTGCAAAAGATTCTGCTTGGTCACTATTTCCAATATTAATTTTTATTCTTATGGCAATTGATGGAAAATTAAATGCTATTGATGGAATTTTATTTTTATTATTAATGGCAGGATATGTTATATTCTTAATTGGTTCAAATCAAGTTGAACAAATAGATGAAGAACTTGCTAAAGAGAAATTTGATTGGAAAAAAAGTATTGTGCTTTTATTAATAGGATTTGTTTTTGTTGTAGTAGGTGCTGATTTTGCAATTGATAGTGCATCAAATATTGCAAGAACATTTGGAATTAGTGAATGGGCTATTGGATTATTCTTAATCGCATTTGGGACAAGTTTACCTGAACTTACAATTTCTATTAAATCTGCACTAAAAAACAATGCTGATTTAGCAATTGGTAATATTATTGGTTCAAATGTAGCAAATTTTACTATGGTTTTAGGTGTTAGTTCTATTGTAAGTGTATTAAATGTAGATTTATCTAAAAACTTTTTTGATATAGCAGCTGCATTTATAGTATCATTAATGCTTGTGTTTATAACAGCAAATAAACTTTATAATAAATCTGCTGGTATTGCACTACTTGTAGTATTAGCTCTTGTAATTCAAAATAGTTTAGTTTAA
- a CDS encoding ABC transporter ATP-binding protein, whose product MKQFLKQYIPYYKDYKLKFFYAFIGMALAAGGTAGSAYVVKPLLDEIFIAKDLDLLYTIPALVILLYFAKGFGKYIQSYYISYIGQDIIRKIRDKLLGHTLTLDIDFFQKKQGGELISRITNDINKIQSAVSSQIAELIRESLTIFALIFVVIYQSPELAFYGLVIMPIAVIPLSRLAKKMKKLSYASQESISDITSHLSEIFNNIEIIKANSTEKTETDKFQKHNKKYFDISIKSVKTNELVSPIMETLGALAIATVIVLGGTKVIDGDLTVGEFFSFMTALFMLYTPIKKLSSLYNKMQAALAANDRINSLFDIKSNIPSGNEILNEEIKKITLENVNLKYDDIPALKNINLEVNQGETLALVGDSGGGKSSLVNLIVRFYETHSGEIKFNNKNIKGFDIKSLRDNISIVTQRVYIFNDTVCANIAYGQEIDEQRVIKALKQSHAYDFIKDMEDGIYTKLDEFGTNLSGGQRQRIAIARALYKNPQILILDEATSALDNESESIISEVIDEISKDKITFVIAHRLSTVKHATNIAVFSKGKIVCIGNESKLKEECKEYKRLYNLANF is encoded by the coding sequence ATGAAACAATTTTTAAAACAATACATACCATATTACAAGGACTATAAACTTAAATTTTTTTACGCATTTATAGGTATGGCATTGGCTGCTGGAGGGACTGCTGGTTCTGCTTATGTGGTTAAGCCATTACTTGATGAAATCTTTATAGCTAAAGATTTAGATTTACTTTATACAATACCTGCTTTAGTTATCTTATTATATTTTGCAAAAGGTTTTGGGAAATATATTCAATCTTATTATATTTCATATATAGGACAAGATATAATTAGAAAAATCAGAGATAAATTACTTGGTCATACTTTGACTTTGGATATTGATTTTTTTCAAAAAAAACAAGGTGGAGAACTTATATCAAGAATTACAAATGATATAAACAAAATCCAATCAGCTGTATCTAGTCAAATTGCTGAACTAATTAGAGAATCACTAACTATTTTTGCTTTAATTTTTGTTGTAATTTACCAAAGTCCAGAACTTGCTTTTTATGGTTTAGTTATTATGCCAATTGCAGTTATTCCTCTTTCAAGACTTGCTAAAAAAATGAAAAAACTATCTTATGCTTCGCAAGAAAGTATTTCTGATATTACAAGTCATTTAAGTGAGATTTTTAACAATATAGAAATAATAAAAGCAAATTCAACAGAAAAAACGGAAACAGACAAATTTCAAAAACACAATAAAAAATATTTTGATATTTCAATAAAAAGTGTAAAAACCAATGAGTTAGTATCTCCAATAATGGAAACTCTTGGGGCTTTAGCAATTGCTACTGTTATTGTGCTTGGTGGTACTAAAGTTATTGATGGGGATTTAACTGTTGGTGAATTTTTCTCTTTTATGACTGCATTATTTATGCTTTATACACCTATTAAAAAGTTATCATCTTTATATAATAAAATGCAAGCTGCCCTTGCTGCAAATGATAGAATCAATTCACTATTTGACATAAAAAGTAATATTCCATCTGGTAATGAAATACTAAATGAAGAGATAAAGAAAATAACTTTAGAAAATGTAAATTTAAAATATGATGATATTCCTGCACTTAAAAATATCAATCTTGAAGTCAACCAAGGAGAAACTCTTGCACTTGTTGGTGATAGTGGAGGAGGAAAATCTTCTTTAGTAAATTTAATAGTTAGATTTTATGAAACACACAGTGGTGAAATTAAGTTCAATAATAAAAATATTAAAGGGTTTGATATAAAATCACTAAGAGATAATATCTCAATAGTTACACAAAGAGTTTATATTTTTAATGATACTGTTTGTGCTAATATTGCCTATGGACAAGAAATAGATGAACAAAGAGTAATAAAAGCATTAAAACAATCCCATGCATATGATTTTATAAAAGATATGGAAGATGGAATTTATACTAAGTTAGATGAGTTTGGTACAAATTTAAGTGGTGGACAAAGACAAAGAATTGCAATTGCTAGAGCTTTGTATAAAAACCCACAAATACTTATACTTGATGAAGCAACATCAGCACTTGATAATGAGAGCGAATCTATAATTTCAGAAGTAATAGATGAAATAAGTAAAGATAAAATCACTTTTGTAATTGCGCATAGATTAAGCACAGTAAAACATGCAACAAATATAGCAGTTTTCAGTAAAGGTAAAATTGTGTGTATTGGTAACGAATCAAAACTAAAAGAAGAGTGTAAAGAGTATAAAAGACTATATAATTTAGCAAATTTCTAA
- a CDS encoding tetratricopeptide repeat protein yields MKVKTIINILIIAIISLNLTACEDNKSSNNTKEKEIKFTPSLPMPDVKEEYINKYFKLSQLSNAKKDPVPAMKIGYAYSEKLHDYEKALEWYKYADSMIALGENSYFACYALQKLKRYDEAISWCKKAIDLKWDKALFRIGDIYKELNDYDKAVFYYKQSFEKTKDKMSANNLGFIFSKKLNNYQKAEKWYKEAIKLNNYESYKNISSLYHEKLKNDIKASAYAIAVIDTKYTKASVLRVLQNDMKIPNDIIQKGYELQLNSDEFPIKYKGKLDLDE; encoded by the coding sequence ATGAAAGTAAAAACAATAATAAATATATTAATAATAGCAATAATAAGTCTAAACTTAACTGCATGTGAAGATAATAAAAGTTCAAATAATACAAAAGAAAAGGAAATTAAATTTACTCCTTCTTTACCTATGCCTGATGTTAAAGAAGAATATATAAATAAATATTTTAAATTAAGTCAATTATCTAATGCAAAAAAAGACCCAGTCCCAGCTATGAAGATAGGATATGCATATTCAGAAAAGTTACATGATTATGAAAAAGCCTTAGAGTGGTATAAATATGCTGATTCGATGATTGCATTAGGAGAGAATTCATATTTTGCATGTTATGCATTGCAAAAGTTAAAAAGATATGATGAAGCAATTAGTTGGTGTAAAAAAGCTATTGATTTAAAATGGGATAAAGCTTTATTTAGAATAGGAGATATTTATAAGGAACTAAATGATTATGATAAGGCAGTATTTTATTATAAACAATCATTTGAAAAAACAAAAGATAAAATGTCTGCAAATAATTTAGGATTTATTTTTTCTAAAAAATTAAATAATTATCAAAAAGCTGAAAAATGGTATAAAGAAGCAATAAAATTAAATAATTATGAATCATATAAAAATATTTCGAGTTTATATCATGAAAAATTAAAAAATGATATAAAAGCTTCAGCTTATGCAATAGCAGTAATAGATACAAAATATACAAAAGCTTCAGTTCTAAGGGTTCTACAGAATGACATGAAAATACCAAATGATATAATCCAAAAAGGCTATGAGTTACAACTAAATTCAGATGAATTTCCAATAAAATATAAAGGTAAATTAGATTTAGATGAGTAG
- the murJ gene encoding murein biosynthesis integral membrane protein MurJ, whose protein sequence is MLIKSIFTNSSGILFSRILGFIRDLLTASILGANIYSDIFFVAFKLPNLFRRIFAEGAFTQAFIPAYAKAKHKIRFSSIIFLQLIGFLLILSLFVTLFSELITKAIALGFDEKTVKLAAPLVAINFYYLPLIFIVTFMAALLQYKNHFATTAFSTALLNLALIAALLVSKDLDKYQITYYLSYGVLIGGFLQVIAHIIAIKKKNLLKIFTFDRKKKEENRFYKSFLGATIGSSTAHISAFLDTWLASFLVSGSISYLYYANRVFQLPLALFAIATSIALFPMISKAIKNKDEQKALRLLKKSTFILFILLSIATIIGIIFNEFIIWLLFQRGAFTQIDTQNTALILIMYLIGLLPFGIAKIFSLWLYSHEKQFLAAKISMKALAWNIVFSLALIIPYEAAGLALASTLSGFILFYLTIKEFGLSKFLNLFTNKSLL, encoded by the coding sequence ATGTTAATTAAATCAATTTTTACAAATAGTAGTGGTATTTTATTTTCAAGAATTTTAGGTTTTATAAGAGATTTACTAACTGCCTCAATTTTGGGAGCAAATATTTATAGTGATATATTTTTTGTTGCTTTTAAATTACCTAACCTTTTTAGAAGAATTTTTGCAGAAGGTGCATTTACACAAGCCTTTATCCCAGCATATGCAAAAGCAAAACATAAAATTAGATTTTCATCAATTATTTTTTTACAACTTATTGGTTTTTTATTGATTTTATCTTTATTTGTTACACTTTTTTCAGAATTAATAACAAAAGCAATTGCATTAGGATTTGATGAAAAAACTGTAAAACTAGCAGCACCACTTGTAGCTATCAATTTTTACTATTTACCTTTAATATTCATAGTTACATTTATGGCTGCTTTATTACAATATAAAAATCATTTTGCTACAACTGCATTTTCAACGGCTCTTTTAAATTTAGCATTAATAGCAGCTTTATTAGTCTCAAAAGATTTAGATAAGTACCAAATAACATACTATTTATCTTATGGTGTTTTAATTGGTGGTTTTTTACAAGTTATAGCTCATATAATTGCAATTAAAAAGAAAAATTTATTAAAAATTTTCACTTTTGATAGAAAGAAAAAAGAAGAAAACAGATTTTATAAAAGTTTCTTAGGTGCAACAATAGGAAGCTCAACAGCGCATATTTCAGCATTTTTAGATACTTGGTTAGCTTCATTTTTAGTTAGTGGATCTATTTCTTATCTTTATTATGCAAATAGAGTTTTTCAACTACCATTAGCTCTTTTTGCAATTGCTACATCAATTGCACTTTTTCCAATGATTTCAAAAGCTATAAAAAATAAAGATGAACAAAAAGCACTGCGACTTTTAAAAAAATCAACTTTTATACTTTTTATTTTATTAAGTATTGCAACAATAATTGGAATAATATTCAATGAATTTATAATATGGTTACTTTTTCAAAGAGGTGCTTTTACACAAATAGATACACAAAATACAGCCCTAATTTTAATTATGTATTTAATAGGTCTTTTACCTTTTGGAATAGCTAAAATTTTTTCACTTTGGTTATATTCCCATGAAAAACAGTTTTTAGCAGCAAAAATATCAATGAAAGCATTAGCTTGGAATATTGTATTTTCACTAGCTTTAATTATTCCTTATGAAGCAGCTGGACTTGCATTAGCAAGTACACTTAGTGGGTTTATTTTATTTTATTTAACTATTAAAGAGTTTGGACTAAGTAAATTCCTCAATCTTTTTACAAACAAATCTTTGCTATAA
- the ybeY gene encoding rRNA maturation RNase YbeY: MVDLDNRVEFEVDTKKIEEITLDLTNKDIELIITNNDEIQEINKEHRQKDMPTDVLSFPLEFDMPNMPLGSIVISNEFVQEKAKEYNHSIQDEFTLLFIHGLLHLLGYDHEIDNGEHRLKEEELIKKYNLPNSLIVRNS, encoded by the coding sequence ATGGTTGATTTAGACAATCGTGTAGAATTTGAAGTAGATACAAAAAAAATTGAAGAGATTACTTTAGATTTAACAAATAAAGATATTGAATTAATCATCACAAATAATGATGAAATTCAAGAAATAAACAAAGAGCATAGACAAAAAGATATGCCAACTGATGTTTTAAGTTTTCCACTGGAGTTTGATATGCCAAATATGCCTTTAGGTTCTATTGTTATATCAAATGAATTCGTTCAAGAAAAAGCAAAAGAGTATAATCATTCAATACAAGATGAGTTTACTCTTTTATTTATACACGGTCTTCTTCACCTTTTAGGATATGACCATGAAATTGATAATGGTGAACATAGATTAAAAGAAGAAGAACTAATCAAAAAGTATAATTTACCAAATAGTTTAATTGTAAGGAACTCGTAA
- a CDS encoding ferritin family protein — translation MRQYESYKCNKCGNVVEVQTVGGGELHCCGEKMEMITQNLTAVNLMKAFAGESMARNKYEYFAKIAQKEGFRDIAEHFQRAANNEKMHAKLELKACNELLTGKEFEDTIGNLKIAIAGENYENETMYPDFAEIAKEEGHRQISKMLEMIGKIEIEHENMYKELLERLEAGKEFESEDDEEEWICEVCGHVHRGKKALKMCPVCKHPQEYQSRQNTKK, via the coding sequence ATGAGACAGTATGAATCTTATAAGTGTAATAAATGTGGAAATGTTGTTGAAGTACAAACAGTAGGTGGAGGTGAACTACACTGCTGTGGCGAAAAAATGGAGATGATTACGCAGAATTTAACTGCTGTTAATCTTATGAAAGCTTTTGCTGGCGAATCAATGGCAAGAAACAAATATGAATACTTTGCGAAGATTGCTCAAAAAGAGGGATTTAGAGATATTGCAGAACACTTCCAAAGAGCTGCAAACAATGAAAAAATGCATGCAAAACTTGAACTTAAAGCCTGTAATGAATTGCTAACTGGCAAAGAGTTTGAAGATACTATTGGTAATTTAAAAATTGCAATTGCAGGTGAAAATTATGAAAATGAAACTATGTATCCAGATTTTGCAGAAATTGCAAAAGAAGAAGGACATAGACAAATCTCTAAAATGCTTGAAATGATTGGAAAAATCGAAATTGAACATGAGAACATGTATAAAGAACTTCTTGAAAGATTAGAAGCAGGAAAAGAGTTTGAAAGTGAAGATGATGAGGAAGAGTGGATTTGTGAAGTATGTGGACATGTACACAGAGGTAAAAAAGCTTTAAAAATGTGCCCAGTATGCAAACACCCTCAAGAATATCAATCAAGACAAAATACAAAAAAATAA